One region of Roseovarius faecimaris genomic DNA includes:
- a CDS encoding D-alanyl-D-alanine carboxypeptidase family protein: MRTRSRTPIRLGLVILATIWMVVIVPLSAAAAPYAALVMDARSGKVLHARNADTRLHPASLTKMMTLYVVFEAIENGEISLDTQVRISKHAASEPPSKLGLKAGQQIRLRYLIRGAAIKSANDAATAIAEAVEGSEAKFARRMNRTAKAMGMTRTTFKNAHGLTESGHLSTARDMTVLGRHLFYDYPEYYNLFSRLTADAGVRTVSHTNARLLKSYKGADGIKTGYTRAAGFNLTASAERNGERIIATVFGGRSTASRNAKVAELLDLGFKRAPRRVALHKPQKPAYMGKIQGGTTAIASAAPAEKAPDGHYGKTVRLASAAAVKTSLRPQLRPGAEPQPVALAEKDDIDKAVLAAQQVALAASQQAQPTAKPAARPKDLVLASASPAASVEKSAVDEAVLAAVREPAPDPVQEVVTRISTSGGRYWGINVGRYPSEYKARKVLLTVALNEMSTLDGSLRKVVKRKGGFDANFMGMTQESADLACRRLQAKQVTCFTIGPG, encoded by the coding sequence ATGAGAACGCGGAGCAGGACGCCAATCCGGCTGGGATTGGTCATACTTGCAACGATCTGGATGGTGGTGATCGTCCCGCTGAGCGCGGCGGCGGCCCCCTATGCGGCGTTGGTGATGGATGCGCGCAGCGGCAAGGTGCTGCACGCGCGTAACGCGGATACCCGGCTTCACCCCGCCTCGCTCACCAAGATGATGACGCTCTACGTGGTGTTCGAGGCCATCGAGAACGGCGAGATCTCTCTCGACACGCAGGTGCGCATTTCCAAACATGCCGCGTCCGAGCCGCCCTCCAAGCTGGGGCTCAAGGCGGGCCAGCAGATCAGGCTGCGCTACCTGATCCGCGGGGCCGCCATCAAATCGGCCAATGACGCCGCGACCGCCATCGCCGAGGCCGTTGAAGGCTCCGAAGCCAAATTCGCCCGCCGGATGAACCGCACCGCCAAGGCGATGGGCATGACCCGCACCACCTTCAAGAACGCCCATGGCCTGACCGAAAGTGGCCACCTCTCGACCGCCCGCGACATGACCGTTCTCGGGCGGCATTTGTTTTATGACTACCCGGAATATTACAACCTCTTCTCGCGGCTGACCGCCGATGCGGGCGTGCGCACGGTGTCGCACACCAACGCGCGCCTTCTGAAAAGCTACAAGGGCGCTGATGGCATCAAAACGGGCTATACCCGTGCGGCCGGCTTCAACCTGACCGCCAGCGCCGAGCGCAATGGCGAGCGTATCATCGCCACCGTCTTCGGGGGCCGCTCCACCGCCTCGCGCAACGCCAAGGTGGCCGAACTGCTGGACCTGGGCTTCAAACGTGCGCCGCGCCGGGTGGCGCTGCACAAGCCCCAGAAACCGGCCTATATGGGCAAGATCCAGGGCGGCACTACCGCCATAGCCAGCGCCGCCCCCGCCGAAAAGGCACCTGACGGGCATTACGGCAAAACCGTCCGCCTCGCCTCGGCTGCCGCCGTCAAGACCAGCCTGCGCCCGCAACTGCGCCCCGGCGCCGAACCCCAGCCCGTGGCGCTTGCCGAGAAAGACGATATCGACAAGGCCGTGCTGGCCGCGCAACAGGTGGCGCTTGCCGCCAGCCAGCAGGCCCAGCCCACAGCCAAACCCGCAGCCCGCCCGAAAGACCTCGTGCTGGCCTCTGCCTCCCCCGCCGCCTCTGTTGAGAAATCCGCGGTGGATGAGGCCGTGCTGGCCGCCGTCAGAGAGCCCGCTCCCGACCCGGTGCAGGAGGTTGTCACCCGCATCTCCACCTCCGGCGGGCGCTATTGGGGCATCAATGTGGGCCGCTATCCCTCCGAATACAAAGCCCGCAAGGTGCTGCTGACCGTGGCGCTCAATGAAATGAGCACGCTCGACGGATCCCTGCGCAAAGTGGTCAAACGCAAGGGCGGGTTTGATGCGAATTTCATGGGCATGACCCAGGAAAGCGCCGATCTCGCCTGCCGCCGCCTTCAGGCCAAGCAGGTCACCTGCTTTACCATCGGGCCAGGCTGA
- the ccoS gene encoding cbb3-type cytochrome oxidase assembly protein CcoS, protein MNVLAYLIPISLFLGTVGLIAFVYTVRSNQYDDPEGDARRILNTDYDDKPKR, encoded by the coding sequence ATGAACGTCCTGGCTTATCTGATCCCGATTTCGCTGTTTCTGGGTACGGTGGGGCTGATTGCCTTTGTCTATACGGTGCGCTCGAACCAGTATGACGACCCGGAGGGCGACGCGCGGCGTATTCTCAACACCGATTACGACGACAAGCCGAAACGCTGA
- a CDS encoding FixH family protein: MTKTEKQITGRHVFIGFAAAFSVIIAVNLLLAFSAVKTFPGLEVKNSYVASQQFDERRDAQLALGWTVEAHHKDGLLTLSITDASGQPVKAAKLHAVLGRATHVKEDSEPVFYFDGQVYSAPVELGGGNWNIRMVALAEDGTEFRQRVVLIKD; the protein is encoded by the coding sequence ATGACCAAGACGGAAAAACAGATCACGGGGCGCCATGTCTTTATTGGCTTTGCGGCGGCCTTTTCGGTGATCATCGCGGTCAACCTGCTTCTGGCCTTTTCGGCGGTAAAGACCTTTCCGGGGCTGGAGGTGAAGAACTCTTATGTTGCGAGCCAGCAATTTGACGAACGCCGCGATGCGCAGCTTGCCCTGGGCTGGACGGTGGAGGCGCATCACAAGGACGGGCTGCTGACGCTGTCCATTACCGATGCAAGCGGTCAGCCGGTGAAAGCGGCGAAACTGCATGCGGTGCTGGGCCGTGCGACCCATGTGAAGGAAGACAGCGAGCCTGTGTTCTATTTCGATGGGCAGGTCTATTCGGCCCCGGTCGAGCTGGGCGGGGGCAACTGGAATATCCGCATGGTGGCGCTGGCCGAAGACGGCACTGAGTTTCGTCAGCGCGTCGTGCTGATCAAGGACTGA
- the ccoG gene encoding cytochrome c oxidase accessory protein CcoG, with amino-acid sequence MIVTLGIYYLTPWIRWDRGPNLPDQAVLVDLANRRFFFFWIEIWPHEFYFIAGLLVMAGLGLFLFTSALGRVWCGYACPQTVWTDLFILVERWIEGDRNARLRLHRQKKWDVRKARIRLTKYIVWILIAAATGGAWVFYFADAPTLLVDLFTLNAHPIAYTTVGILTATTFFFGGVAREQVCIYACPWPRIQAAMIDEDTLIVGYREWRGEPRKHSEEVKAGAEQGDCIDCMACVNVCPVGIDIRDGQQLECITCALCIDACDDIMEKIGKPRGLIDYMALTDETLEREGKPPKPIIKHILRPRTIMYTSLWSLVGVLLVFALFIRADIEMTVAPVRNPTYVVLSDGSIRNTYEVRLLNKHGEDRPFRLSVKGDPAIRLQLEGTPYDTVDVPADTTKLQRVYLVAAPGAAAAQVERTDVRLWVEDISNGERAYKDTIFNGVE; translated from the coding sequence CGCTGGGACCGGGGGCCCAACCTGCCGGATCAGGCGGTGCTGGTGGATCTGGCGAACCGGCGGTTCTTTTTCTTCTGGATCGAGATCTGGCCGCATGAGTTCTATTTCATTGCCGGGCTTCTGGTGATGGCGGGTCTGGGGCTGTTTCTGTTTACCTCGGCGCTGGGGCGGGTGTGGTGTGGATATGCCTGCCCGCAGACGGTGTGGACGGACCTCTTTATCCTCGTGGAACGCTGGATCGAGGGCGACCGCAACGCGCGTCTGCGCCTGCACCGGCAGAAGAAATGGGATGTGCGCAAGGCGCGGATCCGGCTGACGAAATATATCGTGTGGATCCTGATCGCGGCGGCCACCGGGGGGGCGTGGGTGTTCTATTTCGCAGATGCGCCGACGCTTCTGGTCGATCTGTTCACGCTGAATGCGCATCCGATTGCCTACACGACGGTGGGGATTCTGACGGCGACGACCTTTTTCTTCGGCGGTGTGGCGCGCGAGCAGGTCTGCATCTATGCCTGCCCCTGGCCCCGTATTCAGGCGGCAATGATCGACGAGGACACGCTGATCGTCGGCTACCGCGAATGGCGGGGCGAGCCGCGCAAGCATTCGGAAGAGGTGAAGGCGGGTGCGGAGCAGGGCGATTGCATCGACTGCATGGCCTGCGTCAATGTCTGCCCGGTGGGGATCGACATCCGCGACGGTCAGCAGCTGGAATGTATCACCTGCGCGCTGTGTATTGATGCCTGTGACGACATCATGGAAAAGATCGGCAAGCCGCGCGGGCTGATCGACTATATGGCGCTGACCGATGAGACGCTGGAGCGGGAGGGCAAGCCGCCCAAGCCGATCATCAAGCATATCCTGCGGCCGCGCACGATCATGTATACATCGCTGTGGTCGCTGGTGGGCGTTCTGCTGGTCTTTGCGCTGTTCATCCGCGCCGATATCGAGATGACCGTCGCACCCGTGCGCAACCCGACCTATGTCGTGCTGTCCGACGGGTCGATCCGCAACACCTATGAGGTGCGCCTGCTGAACAAGCATGGCGAGGACCGGCCGTTCCGCCTGTCGGTCAAGGGCGATCCGGCGATCCGGCTGCAACTGGAAGGCACGCCCTATGATACGGTGGACGTGCCTGCCGACACCACGAAGCTGCAACGGGTTTACCTGGTGGCGGCCCCGGGGGCAGCGGCGGCACAGGTCGAGCGGACCGATGTGCGGCTCTGGGTCGAGGATATCTCGAACGGCGAGCGCGCTTATAAGGACACCATTTTCAACGGGGTGGAATGA
- a CDS encoding heavy metal translocating P-type ATPase — MTATMRPPSASACPACVAAPAAEALAESAAPTEAQIALSLPTIHCAACISKVEKGLAAHPGVRSARVNLTLKRASIEAEPDVTAQEMAEYVESLGYEAHELDAGTLNATATDKAGRDLLMRLAVAGFASMNVMLLSVSVWSGAEAATRDMFHWISAAIALPTIAFSGQPFFRNAWGALRQARLNMDVPITLAILLAVVTSLWETALSGEHAYFDAALTLTFFLLAGRYLDHRTRAIARSAAEELTALEVPRALRVNGGIEEQVNVAELAVGDRVLVRPGGRMPVDGVIIEGMSELDRSLLTGETLPVLAQPGQEVSAGEVNLTGPLTVQARAVGRDTSLHQMADLVAIAESGRSRYTSLADKAAKLYAPGVHILSALAFVGWYLYTFDLRTALNIAAAVLIITCPCALGLAVPAVTTAASGRLFRRGMLIKHETALERLAEVDAVVFDKTGTLTSGAPELEHPGTYPKQPMRVAYALAQGSSHPLARALARAAEARGLTPARVSEITEVPGYGAKGMWNGQEVRLGRASWTGATPGAQTAAHLSIEGQAPVSFTFVDQLRDGAEEAVAALQAAGKKTYLMSGDTTPAVEALAKRLGITHWMAEALPADKSARIQALTEEGARVLMVGDGLNDTAALAAAHVSISPASALDAARVASDIVLLGGDLSPISEACDTARSATRRIRENFRIATVYNVIAVPLAVAGLCSPLIAALAMSASSITVSLNALRLR, encoded by the coding sequence ATGACCGCGACGATGCGCCCTCCCTCTGCGTCGGCCTGTCCGGCCTGCGTGGCCGCCCCGGCGGCAGAAGCGCTGGCCGAGAGCGCGGCGCCAACGGAGGCGCAGATTGCCCTGTCGCTGCCGACGATCCATTGCGCGGCCTGTATCTCGAAGGTGGAAAAGGGGCTTGCCGCGCATCCCGGCGTGCGTTCGGCGCGGGTGAACCTGACCCTGAAACGCGCCAGTATCGAGGCCGAACCGGACGTGACCGCGCAGGAGATGGCCGAGTATGTCGAGAGCCTGGGCTATGAGGCGCATGAGCTGGACGCGGGGACTCTGAACGCGACGGCCACCGACAAGGCCGGGCGCGATTTGCTGATGCGGCTGGCGGTGGCGGGCTTTGCCAGCATGAACGTGATGCTGCTGTCGGTCTCGGTCTGGTCCGGGGCGGAGGCGGCGACGCGCGACATGTTCCACTGGATTTCCGCGGCGATTGCCCTGCCGACCATTGCCTTTTCCGGTCAGCCGTTCTTCCGCAATGCCTGGGGGGCGCTGCGGCAGGCGCGGCTGAACATGGATGTGCCGATCACGCTGGCCATTCTGCTGGCGGTGGTGACATCGCTGTGGGAGACCGCGCTGAGCGGGGAACATGCCTATTTCGATGCGGCGCTGACGCTGACCTTCTTCCTGCTGGCGGGGCGGTACCTGGATCATCGCACGCGCGCGATTGCGCGTTCAGCCGCGGAAGAGCTGACGGCGCTGGAAGTGCCGCGCGCCCTGCGGGTGAACGGGGGCATCGAAGAACAGGTGAACGTGGCCGAGCTGGCCGTGGGCGACCGCGTGCTGGTGCGTCCGGGCGGGCGGATGCCAGTGGATGGTGTGATCATCGAGGGCATGTCCGAGCTGGACCGGTCGCTGCTGACCGGAGAGACGCTGCCGGTGCTGGCGCAGCCGGGGCAGGAGGTATCGGCAGGGGAGGTGAACCTGACCGGGCCGCTGACGGTTCAGGCGCGCGCGGTGGGGCGCGACACCTCGCTGCATCAGATGGCGGATCTGGTGGCCATCGCGGAAAGCGGCCGTTCGCGCTATACCTCGCTTGCTGACAAGGCGGCGAAGCTTTATGCGCCCGGCGTGCATATCCTGTCGGCGCTGGCCTTTGTGGGCTGGTATCTCTACACGTTCGACCTTCGCACGGCGCTGAATATCGCGGCGGCGGTGCTGATCATCACCTGCCCCTGTGCGCTGGGTCTGGCGGTGCCGGCGGTGACCACGGCGGCGAGCGGGCGGCTCTTTCGCCGCGGCATGCTGATCAAGCACGAAACCGCACTGGAGCGGCTGGCAGAGGTCGATGCGGTGGTGTTTGACAAGACCGGGACACTGACCTCGGGCGCGCCGGAGCTGGAGCATCCCGGCACATATCCCAAACAGCCGATGCGCGTGGCCTATGCGCTGGCGCAAGGGTCGTCGCATCCGCTGGCGCGGGCCCTGGCGCGGGCGGCAGAGGCGAGGGGGCTGACCCCCGCGCGGGTGAGCGAGATCACGGAGGTGCCGGGCTATGGCGCCAAGGGCATGTGGAACGGGCAGGAGGTGCGGCTGGGCCGGGCAAGCTGGACCGGGGCCACTCCGGGCGCGCAGACGGCGGCGCATCTGAGCATCGAGGGACAGGCGCCGGTGAGCTTCACCTTCGTGGATCAGCTGCGCGACGGGGCCGAGGAGGCCGTGGCCGCGTTGCAGGCGGCGGGCAAGAAAACCTATCTGATGTCGGGCGATACGACCCCTGCCGTGGAGGCGCTGGCCAAGCGGCTGGGGATCACGCATTGGATGGCCGAGGCGCTGCCTGCGGACAAATCCGCGCGCATTCAGGCGCTGACCGAAGAGGGCGCGCGGGTGCTGATGGTGGGTGACGGGCTCAATGACACCGCGGCACTGGCGGCGGCGCATGTGTCGATCTCGCCTGCGAGCGCGCTGGATGCGGCGCGGGTGGCGAGCGATATCGTGCTTCTGGGCGGGGACCTCAGCCCGATTTCCGAAGCCTGCGACACCGCCCGGAGCGCGACACGGCGCATTCGCGAGAATTTCCGGATCGCCACGGTCTATAACGTCATCGCGGTGCCGCTGGCGGTGGCGGGGCTCTGCTCGCCGCTGATCGCGGCCTTGGCGATGTCGGCCTCTTCGATTACCGTGTCCCTGAACGCGCTGCGCCTGAGGTAG